In a single window of the Streptomyces cinnabarinus genome:
- a CDS encoding helix-turn-helix domain-containing protein has product MTHVNVLDPGASPLDYYGFELRRYREAAGLTQRQLGEIVNYTGSLVGQIETARKLPTLEFSQRADAALNTGGLLSRLVALVMRSQLPAWFQQVAELEARATEICAFHTHLVHGLLQTKAYARSVLGVLDETNLDDRTAVRLARQRIFEKDEPPIFWMILSEAALHQEIGSREVMREQLAHLLTFENNPRINIQVVPFSAGAHAGLQGSFDIFRFPSDPTIVYTEGYGSGHPTANPATVKDCSLRYDHLQAAALSLKDSAELIRRVMEDRYGEQLA; this is encoded by the coding sequence GTGACGCACGTCAATGTTCTGGATCCGGGCGCATCGCCCCTCGACTACTACGGCTTCGAACTCCGCCGGTACCGGGAGGCCGCCGGTCTCACTCAGCGCCAGTTGGGCGAGATCGTCAACTACACCGGGTCCCTCGTCGGCCAGATCGAGACGGCCCGCAAACTCCCGACCCTGGAGTTCAGCCAGCGAGCAGACGCTGCGCTCAACACGGGCGGGTTACTGTCCCGGCTGGTCGCGCTGGTGATGCGCAGTCAACTTCCGGCCTGGTTCCAGCAAGTAGCCGAGCTGGAGGCCAGGGCGACAGAGATCTGCGCGTTCCACACGCACTTGGTACACGGTCTCCTTCAGACCAAGGCATACGCCCGCTCAGTCCTGGGCGTTCTCGACGAAACCAACCTCGACGACCGCACCGCCGTCCGGCTCGCTCGTCAGCGCATCTTCGAGAAGGACGAGCCGCCGATCTTCTGGATGATTCTCAGCGAGGCAGCACTGCATCAGGAAATCGGCAGCCGCGAGGTGATGCGCGAACAGCTCGCCCACCTACTGACCTTCGAGAACAATCCCCGAATCAACATCCAGGTGGTGCCGTTCTCGGCTGGGGCCCATGCAGGTCTACAAGGCTCGTTCGACATCTTCCGCTTCCCGAGCGATCCGACCATCGTCTACACGGAGGGTTACGGCAGCGGGCATCCAACCGCGAACCCAGCCACCGTCAAAGACTGCTCGCTCCGTTACGATCATCTTCAGGCCGCCGCGCTCTCCCTCAAGGACTCGGCGGAGTTGATCCGGCGCGTGATGGAGGACCGCTATGGAGAGCAACTGGCGTAA
- a CDS encoding DUF397 domain-containing protein — translation MESNWRKSSYSGDQGGSCVEIAEGTSAIAVRDSKNPAGPILTLDPAAFSAFTTWAATAAE, via the coding sequence ATGGAGAGCAACTGGCGTAAGTCGTCGTACAGCGGTGATCAGGGCGGCTCCTGCGTCGAGATCGCCGAAGGCACCAGCGCCATCGCCGTCCGCGACTCAAAGAACCCGGCGGGGCCGATCCTCACCCTCGACCCCGCGGCCTTCTCCGCCTTCACCACCTGGGCCGCTACAGCCGCTGA